Genomic DNA from Simkaniaceae bacterium:
GCACTAATAGAGGTGTCAGAGCTTCTTGACATTACCTTCCTAACAGCTTCTATTTTAAATGCTTTTGAATATTTTGTCTTCATCATATTCAGACTCCTTTGGTCTAGTTAGATGCGACAACTACGCTGACACAGGGGGAGGACTTCAATCTCAGTATTGGATTTGGAGAGTGAGTCTATGCAGGCCCGTATCAGAATGTTCAAGGCAATCGCCGGAGAAGGGGCTTTGGAGAGCATTGAAGCTGCGCAATTCGAAGAGGGATATGCAGTGGAGGCTATGCGGGATCCCGAAGTGGATATGGGGCCTGAACGATTAGAAGCGTTTGAATATTTCATCAAGGAAGGCATCAGAGGGCAATTTCTGGTATTTGAGCGGGAAGTTAAAAAGCTATTGGACTTAAGAACGACGTTTAAACAGTACATTTATCGAGATGAAAGAGCTGAAAAAGCTCTGGACGAGGAGATAAGGGCATTGTATCACCGGATCAAACACAGCCTTAATGAGTTGGTGGATCATGATCTGATCATTGCTACAGAGACTGATCCAAACTATTCACAATTCCTATCTATGTTAAGAATGGCAAGAGGAGTCTTACTCTCAGATAATGGGGGTGTGGCGCTATCTCCCGGATTTCGGATGTTTTTAGAATGGATAGATGGGATGTTAGTGTTGGACGACGAGGCGGCTGCGGCCTCTTCTTAAATAGAGTCTTATGTAGCTAATAATTAGCATGTTAAGCACTTTTCTTTTGTTGGTAATATTATTTATTGGTTTAAGTGATTTTTTATTAAAAATTTGTTATAATAATTATATATTTAATAATAAATTGGTGTAAAAATGGCTATAAGTTCATTAACTGAAAGTCCTGCTTCTTCATTTTCAATTGATTCAATGAAAGCGAAACCTTTCTATGGCTCCTTTGAGCGCAGCACTATGATTAAAGTGGCTATCGTTGGCGTCGCAGCCATTGCGCTTATCAGCGCCCTTGCATTCATTCCCGGAGCGCCCTTAGCAGGAATTGCCATAATGTCACTAATCGAAGCTTACGCAGGAGCTACTGCTATAAGCGTCTTTGCAGCCGGTCTTTTGGGTTTGAACTTTTATAATAGGATAGGAAGTGCAGCCGGTATCTTAAAAGAGATAGATGACACTATCACAAAAGGAGAAGTCCTAAGCAAGGATGATTTCAAAGACTTAGCATGGGCTCTCAGTCAGTATGATGAATCGAGTCAAGTGACGTTTGTATTGGATCGATTATCCCCGTATATTGATAAATTAGCCGGAATCGATACTGAAACTCTTCCTGCTCCAATTCAAGAATTATATTCTCAGCATATAGGAAGAGTAAAAGAGGACTTCTTAAAAAGAGATAGAGGGGTGAGAATGCCAGCAGATACAAGTTCAGAAATGGAAGAGTGTCTTACTTCAGCCCGTTATGGAGATGAAACAGAAGCAGATGTAATAGATACTGAAACAGAAAAAAATATAAATTCAGCTATAGGAAAAGGAATTACACACTTATTAGATGGATATAAGGAGCAAGTTGAAAAGGTGGAAGCCGGGGTGTTTGTCCTGAACAAAAAGTTATTCGATAATCTCAATAGCTTACGGGACTGTATCAGCAATGTTGCCGATATATCATTTGATAGTACAGAGGATGGTAATTATCTTCGATGTATCGGTCTTTTAGAAAGAATCGATGCTCAATGCGCTCCTTTGGTTTCTTTGGTTCTTAATGAACTAAAAAGCCCAGAGGGATTAAAAAGTGATGCACTCGAGGAGTGGACTAACGAGTTTATTGCTATCTATCCTTCTTGCAAAGGGGAATCATATGCTCTTGCTAATGCCTATATCCAACGCCATCCCGAGCCGGCACTTTTTGTAAAAGATACTGAATCTCAAGTTGGAAATAAATTACTTTCGATATGGATGAGGGAGCACTCTAAAGATCATGAGATGATCAAAGGCATTCCTCTTTCTGTGATTGGTCAACTTAATATGAGCTCAGCCTCATTTAATGATTGGTTAACTGCACATAACTTTAGCTTTGAATTACCTAATAAGCCCTCTGATGATGAGGTAAAAATGGCATTGAGTTGTGCAGCCTTTGCTGCAGATCGCAGTTGCACTCAGGCTTCAGGTATAAAAGGGGCATGTGATTTCAAAGCATTTGATGCTAGTGTCAAAAAGATAGATGAGGAGCAAATTAAAGCCTTACGCCCTTGGTTTCAAAAAGAATGGAAAGATACTGCGATCGAACTATTTTTAGCGCATCTTGGTTAAGAGGGATATTTCATGATAATTTTTTTTTGTTTTGGTAGGCTTTGTCCTCTAATTGTGTGCAATTAGATACTAGCCATTGACAACGTGGTCTTCAGAGAGTTGGTCATCGACTGAGTTGCAGATTTGCTCGATGTTATGGAGCATCACTTCCGTTTGGGCTTCATCCAGCGCGCAGGCGAGGATCACTTCTTTGATATGAGAGGTATCTTTAGATTCTAATTGGCGTTTGGCTGCGGAGTAAAGAGAGATTTTTTCATGGGGTGATGACTGGGAGCGGATCGGTTCATGAATCAGGTTTTGAATCAGTTCGGCGTCGACTGCTAAATCTTCATCCGGATGCGTTTTTTTTATTTCATCGATTGTATGGTCGATCTCATCAATCATTTCAGCCAGATGGCAGCAGAGACCTTCGTTAAAAGTTTTTTCTTTGCTCACTTCCGTGATTGCTTTTTCTGCATGATCGCGCAGTTCAATCAACTTATTTCTAAATTTATGGCCTAGCTCTTTGTTCATCGCTTCCCTGTGGGTTTATTTCAGTATATAGCGGCTAGGGTGAATGCGTGCAAGGGCGAAGTTGTCTAGAAATTTCAGCGGCGGCAATTGCAAAGGCTGAGGCAACGTTGAGAGAGTTTTTAGTCCCAAAGAGGGGGATTTCAACAATGGCATCGGCTAGAGAGAGAAGTTCGTTTGAGAGGCCATACTCTTCGTTGCCGAGGAGGAGGGTGAAATGTGTGGGGAAAGAGAAGTCGTAGAGAGAGGTCGCCTTTTGGTGTGTTTCTAGAGCGATGAATGGGCGGGGAAGCGCGTTGAGGTCGCGGTGGCAGTTGAGATGGGCGGCTGTCCCTTTAGAGGTTGCTAAAACCTTAGGATGGTCGGCAAAGGGAGTCCTTTTAGAAAAGCCAATACTACACATGCCAAAAGATTCGGCTGTGCGAAGGATCGCTCCCACGTTGTGGGCTGAGCGAAGGTGATCGAGATAGAGGCTCGCTTTGAGAGGGGGCGCTGAGTGGATGCGATCAAAGCGTTTCATTTCGGGGAGAAAGTGATGTTCATTCAGGGGGGTGCAGGCAAGGGCAAGGTGCTCGTGGTAGCGGTCACAGAGGTATTCAAAAGAAGAGCATGGCTCGAGTTTGAGCCATGAGGCGATCTCGTTGTAGTGATCGAGTAGGTCTTGCCGAGTTGTCAGGGCAAGTTTGAGGATTTCAGCCGCATTTTTATGTTGCCGTTTCAGGGGAAGGGAGGTGAACTTCTCATAGGTAAAGCGTGTGGGTTGCATGGGCTACTTTTTGCGTTGAGCAAAAAACTCTTCCAGGTTGCCGTTAAAGACATGGATGCCATCCGGTTCGATCGAGATAATGCGGTTGGCAAAGGTGTCGATCAGGTCGCGGTCGTGAGCGGCAACAATGACGGTTCCCTTGTATTCATCGAGTCCCCAACCAAGAGAAGAGACGGCTTCAAGGTCGAGGTGGTTATTGGGTTCATCGAGGATAAGGGTGTTTTGATTGACGAGCATGAGCGACGCGAGGATCATTCGGGCCGTTTCGCCTCCGGAGAGGTTGCCGATTTTTTTAAAGACATCATCGCCCGGAAATAGGAGTTTTCCAAGGACGCCGCGCACATCTTGTTCGTAGGCACTCGACTTTTTATCTTTCAGCCAGTCATAGAGGCTGATGGGGAGTGTTTTGTCGATGATATCTTTGTGTTCTTGAGGGAAGTAGCCAAATTTTATGTTATGTCCGATGGTAATCGAGCCGCTATCGGGTTGCAAATGGCCTGATAAAAGGCGGAGCAGGGTTGTTTTTCCCATTCCGTTATGTCCAATGATCGCAATTTTATCGCCGCGCATCACTTCTAGGCTAAAGTTGTGAATCACCTGTTTATCATCAAAAGATTTAGAGATATTCTTCACTTTAAACGCAATCTGACCCGATTGGGTTTCAGGGGGTTCAAAGCGGATATAGGGGCGTTGGATATTCGATTTTTTGAGGTCTTGGGGTTGGAGGCGGTTCATTTCGCGGAGGCGCGATTGGACTTGAGATGCGCGTGTTCCCGCGCCGAATTTTGCCACAAATTCTTTGAGTTGGGAGATTTTCTTTTCTTTGTTTTTGATATCTTGGAGTTCTCGACCGCGCAGCTCGGATTTAGTGACGACCATTTCGTCGTAGTTTCCCGGATAGATGATGATGGTATCATAATCGATATCGGCAATATGGGTGGTTACCGTGTTGAGGAAGTGGCGGTCGTGGCTCACGACGATCAATATGCCTCTGTAATTGAGGAGAAATTGCTCGAGCCAGCCGATGGAATCGAGGTCGAGGTGGTTGGTTGGCTCATCGAGAAGAAGAGCTTCGGGTTCTCCAAAAAGGGCTTGGCAAAGAAGGACTTTAAATTGCGTGTCATTGGGTTGGGTTTTCATTTGGAGGTTGTGAAACTCTTCTGAGATTCCGACACCTGTGAGTAGGATTTGGGCATCCGATTCGGCCGTATAGCCACCTTCATCGGCGATTTGCTCTTCAATCTCTCCGAGTTTAATGCCGACTTCATCGGTCATTTCCACTTCGTAGAGGCGCTCGCGCTCTTCGAGGAGTTTCCAGAGTTTACTATTCCCTTGAATCACCACATCGATAATTTTTTGCTCTTTAAAGTCATCAATATTTTGGCGCAAGAAGCCCACTTTTTTAGGAAGGGCAACTTCACCGCTTGTTTGCTCTTCAACGCCCATCATAATTTTGAGCAGAGTCGATTTACCCGCTCCATTAGGGCCGGTTAAACCGTAGCGGTTGCCCGGATTAAATGAGGCTGAAACTTCATCAAAAAGAACGCGACTTCCAATTTTTTTTGAAATTTTATTTAATCCAATCATGAAGACCCTTATATTAAGCTGAAAAATAAAGTGATTGCTTAAAGTGTAACAAAATGAAGATTTTAGAGGAATTTTTAAGATATCAAAAGGTGATTAAACAGGCCTCTCTTCACACACTGCGAGCCTATGAGATCGATCTTAAAAAATTTTTTAGCTTTTTGGGCGAACAAGGGCTTGGTTTTGAGGCAGTCAAGAGAAGGGATTTAAGGATTTTTTTAGATCAGCTCCATCAAAAGCGCTATAAGAAAAGGACGACTCTTAGGTGTATTGCCGCTCTGCGATCGTTTTATAAGTATGCGGTGCTTCAGGGGGTGATGGATTTTAACCCTATGCATGAGCTCGATAATCTCAAGCTCGACAAGCCGATTCCCAAAGCACTTACGATAGATGAGGTCGATGCCTTTTTAGAGCTCCCCGATACGGGGGCTTTTTTGGGATTGCGCGATCGGGCTTTGCTTGAGCTTCTGTATAGTTCGGGAATTCGGATTAGCGAGCTCGTTGGGCTCAATCGCAACGATATCGATTTTAGAGAGAGTGTCATGCGCATTCGAGGAAAAGGAAAGAAAGAGAGGGTTGTCCCCCTCACAAAAATGGCTATGGGCTGGCTCCAAAGATATCTCACCTCGCATGAGAGGCTGATCGATGGGACGTGGCATAAGAAAGAGCGCGATCATCAGGCGGTTTTTCTCAATCGTTGGGGGAAGCGGCTGTCTTTGCGCTCTTGCGATCGATTATTCAACGTATACCGGCTCAAATCGGGAATGCCCCACCAAATTACCCCCCACTTATTGCGCCATACCATTGCAACACATTGGCTTGAAAATGGGATGGATTTAAAAACGATTCAGGAGATTCTAGGGCATGAGTCGCTCTCAACAACGCAAGTTTACACTAAGGTGTCTCAGAGTCATCGCCGCGCTGTGTATGAAAGGGCGCATCCTTTGATGCAAGAAAAAAAAGGGAGCTAGAAAAATTCTAGCTCCCTCATAAGGAGATGATTAAGCCGGATTCTGTCGAGGGTAATCATTCATCTTGGAGTTATGTCACCATAACCCTCTAGCGACTCACATTTCTCGGTGCCCGGGCGGATGCACCCGTAATCGGCGTTGAGATATCTTGCTTCAGATAGGGTTTACAACTGCATCTCTTTCGAGGTGTCAGACGAACTCACAAAGTTCGACGTTTCAGCCTGTCCACTGCTAGTTGCAGTAGCGGAATGGTTTCTGTTGCACTTTCCGTAGCCTCACGGCCCCCAGTCTTTCTCTGGTATCCCATCCTGCGAAGTCCAGACTTTCCTCCCCTCTATGCATCAAACTCGTATGCATGAGGAGCGATTACCTTTATCTCCTTAAAAAATTAGACGGCAGCGGCTCTTCGGCGACGGCGACGGCCCTGTGTTTTATCCGCTTCTTGGTCTTCTGCTTCTTGCCAGTAGTGGATACGAGAGCAGTGTTCACAAAACGTGAGGTTTTCACCTTTGCGAACGAGATTCTCATGTTGAGCTGTCAAAGCAATATGGCATCCGCTGCATGTGCGGTTTTCAATTGGCACAAGGACGCGGTTTTTCTTGTTTTTCATCAGTCTTTCGTAGATCGCTAAAATAACGGGATCTGCGTCTTTAGCAAGATCATCGCGTTTTATTTTTAAAGCTTGTCCTTCGACATTGATTTCGCGAATGTTTGCATTGATCTCGGCTTCGATCTCTTTTCCGCTGGCTTCAGAAGCACTAAGGCTTACTTTGATTTTCTCTAAGATCTCTTCCTCAAGCATTTTTTTGTCGACAAGGTTGGAGAGATTGTGTTCAACGGATGTTTTTTCACGACCGGCGAGGGCGAGCTCCTGTGTCAGGGCATTGAATTCATCAATTTTTTTGACTTCAGATTGTTTCGCTTCAATCGATTTGATTTTCTCTTTCAGCTTAATGATTTTTTCTTCGAGCTCATTGATCTCGCGGTTCATCGTTTCAATGTCTTCCTCTTTTTTGGAGAGCTGAAGGCGGAGTTCCGAAGTGAGCTGTTCGATCTGAGTGAGTTCCTTTTGACGTTGGCGTTTTAGCCTAATCAAGCGGATCATCTTCACATCGAGCTCTTGAATATCTAAAATATTTTTTAATGAACTGAGCATGATATTTTCTGCCGAATGTTATGTTTAGAATGATTTGGTTGAAAATATACCTGATCAATTGATCTTTTTCAAGCGATTCTTCATTCATTTCGGTATATTTTGTCGAAATGCCCCTTGAGTTAAAGCAAGCAAGGGTGGTAGCCTCGACTTTGCAACTTTTTGGACCTGAAGGCCTCGGGATATTTGGTTTTAATAATCTCCTAGTTCGACCTTAGGTCGGACGCCCAAGAGCAAAGATCTAGGCAGGCGGGTTCAAAAAATTGTAAAGTCGAGGCATCCTGTCTTGCAGTACGCCGGTTAAACGCACGAGGTGATATGGGAAAATTTTTAAATCACTACTTAGCTCAAACCCCTGAAGAAAAACGCGATGATGCTGCCATTGCTTGGATTGCGGCGCTCGATGCCGTCAGTCGGATCGAGCCTAAAGTGGCAGAGGCCGTTGTCAGCGAATTGACGGCCCAGCGCAGCACGCTTAAAATGATTGCTTCGGAAAATTATTGTTCGCTTCCCGTTCAACTCGCTATGGGGAATTTGTTGACGGACAAATACTCGGAAGGCTCTCCTCACCACCGCTTTTATGCCGGGTGTGAAAATGTCGATTCAGTTGAGGATTTAGCCGTTGAAAAGCTCAAAAAATTATTTGGGTGTGATCATGCCTATGTTCAGCCTCATTCGGGAGCGGATGCCAATTTAGTCGCTTTTTGGTCCATTATTGTCCAAAAGGTGCAGGATAAGGAAGTTGAGAGGCTCGGTAAAAAGACGCCCATGCAATTGAGCGAAGAAGAGTATGAAAAAGTGCGGCAGTTGATGGTAAATCAAAAAGTGATGGGGATGTCTCTCAATGCGGGGGGGCATTTGACTCATGGGTATCGTCTCAATGTCTCGTCTAAAATGATGCACGCCTTTACGTATGATGTTGATCCCAAAACGCATCTGCTTGACTATAAGGCGATTGAAAAACAGGCGATGGAGGTGAAACCATTGATTCTGATTGCCGGATATTCGGCCTATCCGCGCCTGATTGATTTTGCCAAAATGAGGGAAATTGCCGATCGTTCGGGTGCCGTCTTGATGGTTGATATGGCGCATTTTGCCGGGTTAGTTGCAGGAAGGGCGATTGCGGGCAATTACAATCCCATTCCCTTTGCCCACGTCGTCACCTCGACAACGCACAAAACACTGCGCGGCCCCCGTGGAGGACTTGTTATTTGTACAAGCGAGTTTAAAGAAACGGTCGACAAGGGGTGTCCGATTGTGCTGGGAGGTCCGTTGCCACATGTGATGGCGGCAAAGGCCATTGCCTTTGAAGAAGCGCTATCCGTTTCTTATCAAGAGTATGCTGAGCAAGTGATCAAAAATAGCCGTGCTCTGGCCGATGAATTGATGAAAAATGGGATCAAACTCGTCACGGATGGAACGGATAATCACCTCATTGTCATGGATGTCAATCAGAGTTTTGGCCTCAATGGCCGTCATGCAGAGAATGCTTTGTTAAAAGCGGGTATTACCGTCAATCGCAATACGGTCCCATTCGATACCAATGGACCTTGGTATACGTCGGGGATACGCGTGGGAGTGGCAGCGTTGACGACAAGGGGATTGAAAGAAGATGAGATGCGCAGATGTGCACAAATAATTTTTAGATTATTGCGTCACACTTCACCTAAACTTCTTGAAAAATCTGACGGTTTCAGTAAAAATGAAGTGGTGATTGAAAAAAGACATTTAGAGGATTGTCAAAAAGCAATTCAAGAGCTTTTAGAGCAATTTCCTCTCTATAGAGAGCTAAGCACATTTAAGTAAAAGGAGCCAAGCGATAATGGAAAGAGCATTTCACCTCGAAGACGAAGATGAAGATGAAGAAATGGATTCTAAACATATTGAAAAAGGGATTGACAAACGGATTGATGAATTTCTATTAAAAAAAAGATTCATCTTTTTATCTACCGCGGTTGATCAAGAGAGCACAAAGGATATTATTCGCAAACTCTGGTTTTTAGAGATGCAAGCACCCGGCAAGCCTGTCTTATTCATCATTAACTCACCCGGGGGATCGGTTGATTGCGGATTTGCCATTTGGGATCAAATTAACATGATGACATCGCCCGTTTCAACGCTCGTCACAGGTTTAGCGGCATCGATGGGTTCTTTATTAGCACTCGTTGCTCCTAAGGGAAGGCGATTTGTGACACCTCGGTCGCGCATTATGATTCACCAGCCCCGTGTTTCGGGTGTGATTCGCGGCCAGGCGACGGATCTCGAGATTCATGCCAAAGAGATATTGAAAACGCGCAATGAGCTTGTGCAAATTTATGTCGATGCAACCGGGCAGCCCAAGGAAAAAGTAGAGCGAGACCTCGATCGCGATACATGGCTTTCGGCTACGGAAGCCCTTGAGTATGGTCTTGTTGATAAGATTGTGTCGAGCTATCAAGAAATAGGCTTTTAATCGCGAAAATGGTTCCATTTGTCAAATATCAAGCGGCGGGGAATGACTTTATCCTGTTGGATGAGAGAGAGACTCTTCTCCTTCATCCAAATGAGGTGCAGAGGTTGTGCTCGCGCCGCTATGGAATCGGAGCGGATGGCATTCTTTGTGTTCGCTCGTCTTCCATTGCCGATGCCCGAATGCTCTATTTCAATGCAGATGGGTCGCGCGTCGATTTGTGTCTGAACGGTCTTAGGACCGTTTTTTTTCATCTTCAAACAGCGACCGTGATCGAAACGGACTGTGGCATTTATCGAGGAGAGGGGACAGCCGTATTACTCCCCCCGCATCGGATTGTTTCAGAGCGGGTTTCTTTAGACGATCTCAATCTAGTGGGATCTCATTATCATACCGGGGTCGATCACTTTATTGTTGAGAGCCGGGATGTTTCTTTGGAAAGAGTGAGTGATGTGGGAAGGCTCATAAGGCATCATGCCCATTTTGCCCCTTCCGGTACAAACGTCAACTTTATGCAAATGAATCGGGATCGCATCCTAGTCCGAACCTATGAAAGGGGCGTTGAAAATGAAACCCTTTCTTGTGGCACCGGAGCCTATGCTTGTTTTGTTAAAAGTGGTAAAAAAGAAGCTCTGATTGAATTTTTTCATGGAGAAATTCTCGCATTTCGACAAGTTGAAGGGGCTATTGAGATGAGTGGCCCGGTAGTGCGTGTTTTTAGCGGGAGCTATTCGTCTGAGTTGTGACCCATTCCAGGTATATACCGAAATAAACTGAAGAATTGGTTTTTAGCTTTGCCGGCATCTTCGCCTTTTTATCCATAATTTTTTGAGCTATCTTCAATAGGTTCAAAAAATTATGCCGGCTAAAGCCTGATAAAAATTCGAAGCGCCATCTTTGCTAAAATCCCAATTTTTCATTTCATTTCAGTATATTGACTCATCTGTTATGATAGCGGGAACAATGATTCACCGGAGCAATTTATGCACATTGGAATTCCTAAGGAAATTAAAAATCACGAGTATCGAGTTGGGGCAACACCTGCAATGGTTAAGACGCTCCTTGAAGCGGGCCATGAAGTTTGGGTTCAGTCCGGTGCGGGAGACCGCATTGGGTTTGCCAATGAGATGTATGTCTTAGCGGGCGCGCATATTAAAAAAACGGCGCAGGAAATTTACGAGGCTGAGATGATCATTAAAGTGAAAGAGCCTCAGCTTGCCGAATTTGAGTTGTTAAAAGAGGGGCAGATCCTCTTCTGTTATTTGCACTTAGCTCCGGATCCGTTTCAGACAGAAAAATTGCTCGAGAAAAAAGTGGTTGGTATTGCCTATGAGACGGTCATTGATGCATCCAATCGCCTCCCGCTTTTAACCCCCATGAGTGAAATTGCCGGACGTATTTCGATTCAAGCCGGTGCGTATTGCCTTCAAATGGCTAATGGAGGTAAAGGCGTTTTACTTGGCGGGATTCCCGGGGTAACTCCGGGTAAAGTACTGGTACTTGGCGGTGGCGTTGTCGGAACTGAAGCGGCTCGTATGGCCATTGGTCTCGGAGCAGATGTCACCGTTGTCGATCGCAACCTCAATCGCCTCCGCGAACTCGACATCATTTTCGGTAACAAGCTCAAAACGCTTTATTCGACACCACATATGATTGATGAGATGATTGGGAGTGTTGATTTAGTGATTGGGGCCGTATTGATTCCCGGAAAGACGGCTCCTAAAATTGTGACGCGAGAGCATTTGAAAAAGATGCAATCCGGTAGCGCTATTGTCGATGTGTCGATCGATCAGGGTGGTTGTATTGAAACATCGCGCCCGACGACCCATTCTGAGCCCACTTATATTGAAGAAGGCGTTGTTCACTATTGCGTGACCAATATGCCCGGTGCGTGCGCGCGCTCTGCCACAATGGGCCTTACGAATGCGACACTGCCTTATGCGCTTAAAATTGCCAATCTCGGCTATCAAAAGGCACTGCTCGATGATCCGCTTCTTAGAGAAGGGCTCAACGTCTATTATGGTAAAGTGACAAATCAGCATGTTGCCGTTGATCTCGGATATGAATACTATCCGGCTCAAACGCTATTGAAGAGCGAAATGGCAACACTATAAAAGTTGCAGAGTCGAAAGAGTGCGTCTACACTTTGGGCTTGTAGGCGCATTCCCAACTTTTGAGTTCGTTTGTGTATAATTCACATTGAAGGTATGATGTATACCGCTCTTGAAT
This window encodes:
- a CDS encoding ATP-dependent Clp protease proteolytic subunit, translating into MERAFHLEDEDEDEEMDSKHIEKGIDKRIDEFLLKKRFIFLSTAVDQESTKDIIRKLWFLEMQAPGKPVLFIINSPGGSVDCGFAIWDQINMMTSPVSTLVTGLAASMGSLLALVAPKGRRFVTPRSRIMIHQPRVSGVIRGQATDLEIHAKEILKTRNELVQIYVDATGQPKEKVERDLDRDTWLSATEALEYGLVDKIVSSYQEIGF
- a CDS encoding glycine hydroxymethyltransferase gives rise to the protein MGKFLNHYLAQTPEEKRDDAAIAWIAALDAVSRIEPKVAEAVVSELTAQRSTLKMIASENYCSLPVQLAMGNLLTDKYSEGSPHHRFYAGCENVDSVEDLAVEKLKKLFGCDHAYVQPHSGADANLVAFWSIIVQKVQDKEVERLGKKTPMQLSEEEYEKVRQLMVNQKVMGMSLNAGGHLTHGYRLNVSSKMMHAFTYDVDPKTHLLDYKAIEKQAMEVKPLILIAGYSAYPRLIDFAKMREIADRSGAVLMVDMAHFAGLVAGRAIAGNYNPIPFAHVVTSTTHKTLRGPRGGLVICTSEFKETVDKGCPIVLGGPLPHVMAAKAIAFEEALSVSYQEYAEQVIKNSRALADELMKNGIKLVTDGTDNHLIVMDVNQSFGLNGRHAENALLKAGITVNRNTVPFDTNGPWYTSGIRVGVAALTTRGLKEDEMRRCAQIIFRLLRHTSPKLLEKSDGFSKNEVVIEKRHLEDCQKAIQELLEQFPLYRELSTFK
- the ald gene encoding alanine dehydrogenase, coding for MHIGIPKEIKNHEYRVGATPAMVKTLLEAGHEVWVQSGAGDRIGFANEMYVLAGAHIKKTAQEIYEAEMIIKVKEPQLAEFELLKEGQILFCYLHLAPDPFQTEKLLEKKVVGIAYETVIDASNRLPLLTPMSEIAGRISIQAGAYCLQMANGGKGVLLGGIPGVTPGKVLVLGGGVVGTEAARMAIGLGADVTVVDRNLNRLRELDIIFGNKLKTLYSTPHMIDEMIGSVDLVIGAVLIPGKTAPKIVTREHLKKMQSGSAIVDVSIDQGGCIETSRPTTHSEPTYIEEGVVHYCVTNMPGACARSATMGLTNATLPYALKIANLGYQKALLDDPLLREGLNVYYGKVTNQHVAVDLGYEYYPAQTLLKSEMATL
- a CDS encoding TrmH family RNA methyltransferase, with protein sequence MQPTRFTYEKFTSLPLKRQHKNAAEILKLALTTRQDLLDHYNEIASWLKLEPCSSFEYLCDRYHEHLALACTPLNEHHFLPEMKRFDRIHSAPPLKASLYLDHLRSAHNVGAILRTAESFGMCSIGFSKRTPFADHPKVLATSKGTAAHLNCHRDLNALPRPFIALETHQKATSLYDFSFPTHFTLLLGNEEYGLSNELLSLADAIVEIPLFGTKNSLNVASAFAIAAAEISRQLRPCTHSP
- a CDS encoding tyrosine recombinase XerC; this translates as MKILEEFLRYQKVIKQASLHTLRAYEIDLKKFFSFLGEQGLGFEAVKRRDLRIFLDQLHQKRYKKRTTLRCIAALRSFYKYAVLQGVMDFNPMHELDNLKLDKPIPKALTIDEVDAFLELPDTGAFLGLRDRALLELLYSSGIRISELVGLNRNDIDFRESVMRIRGKGKKERVVPLTKMAMGWLQRYLTSHERLIDGTWHKKERDHQAVFLNRWGKRLSLRSCDRLFNVYRLKSGMPHQITPHLLRHTIATHWLENGMDLKTIQEILGHESLSTTQVYTKVSQSHRRAVYERAHPLMQEKKGS
- a CDS encoding ATP-binding cassette domain-containing protein translates to MIGLNKISKKIGSRVLFDEVSASFNPGNRYGLTGPNGAGKSTLLKIMMGVEEQTSGEVALPKKVGFLRQNIDDFKEQKIIDVVIQGNSKLWKLLEERERLYEVEMTDEVGIKLGEIEEQIADEGGYTAESDAQILLTGVGISEEFHNLQMKTQPNDTQFKVLLCQALFGEPEALLLDEPTNHLDLDSIGWLEQFLLNYRGILIVVSHDRHFLNTVTTHIADIDYDTIIIYPGNYDEMVVTKSELRGRELQDIKNKEKKISQLKEFVAKFGAGTRASQVQSRLREMNRLQPQDLKKSNIQRPYIRFEPPETQSGQIAFKVKNISKSFDDKQVIHNFSLEVMRGDKIAIIGHNGMGKTTLLRLLSGHLQPDSGSITIGHNIKFGYFPQEHKDIIDKTLPISLYDWLKDKKSSAYEQDVRGVLGKLLFPGDDVFKKIGNLSGGETARMILASLMLVNQNTLILDEPNNHLDLEAVSSLGWGLDEYKGTVIVAAHDRDLIDTFANRIISIEPDGIHVFNGNLEEFFAQRKK